The Sphingomonas sp. KR3-1 genome contains a region encoding:
- a CDS encoding DUF3667 domain-containing protein — translation MSGGIEAAGELATGALLGRAVEPNAGEGHGGAHGLCLNCGTALIGSHCHNCGQAGHVHRSLHAIGHDLLHGVFHFDGKLWRTLPMLAWRPGDLTRRYIGGERARFVSPMAIFLFSVFAMFAVFSWVGISTPTDLDTNSMKPVAALDFARKDAQQKLERAQAKLAKATDEDDRAEYRSRIAEAQDDLKGIDEASKSLGDGKVHVTTTTAHTGWHALDHGIEKWQKNPALMLYKLQSASYKFSWLLIPLSLPFLWLLFFWKRQYKLYDHTIFIIYSIAFMSLFYIVVAVAAAIGMSGGWLAVAALAIPFVHITRQLQQAYAIGWVSATLRATLLTVFISWILTIFVLILVALGMFG, via the coding sequence ATGTCGGGGGGAATCGAAGCAGCCGGGGAACTGGCGACAGGGGCATTGCTCGGCCGTGCGGTCGAGCCGAATGCAGGTGAAGGCCATGGCGGGGCGCATGGGCTGTGCCTCAATTGCGGCACCGCGCTGATCGGATCGCATTGCCACAATTGCGGGCAGGCGGGGCATGTCCACCGTTCGCTGCACGCGATCGGGCACGACCTGCTCCACGGCGTCTTCCATTTCGACGGGAAGTTGTGGCGCACGCTGCCGATGCTGGCCTGGCGCCCAGGCGACCTGACCCGGCGCTATATCGGCGGTGAGCGCGCGCGCTTCGTCTCGCCGATGGCGATCTTCCTGTTCTCGGTCTTCGCGATGTTCGCAGTCTTCTCCTGGGTGGGCATTTCGACGCCGACCGACCTCGACACCAATTCGATGAAGCCCGTCGCGGCGCTCGATTTCGCACGCAAGGACGCCCAGCAGAAGCTCGAACGGGCGCAGGCCAAGCTGGCCAAGGCCACCGATGAGGACGACCGCGCCGAATATCGCAGCCGGATCGCCGAAGCACAGGACGACCTGAAGGGAATCGACGAGGCAAGCAAATCGCTCGGCGACGGCAAGGTCCATGTCACCACGACCACGGCGCATACCGGCTGGCACGCGCTCGATCACGGCATCGAGAAATGGCAGAAGAACCCGGCGCTGATGCTCTACAAGCTCCAGTCGGCGAGCTACAAATTTTCCTGGCTGCTGATCCCGCTGTCGCTGCCGTTCCTGTGGCTGCTGTTCTTCTGGAAGCGGCAGTACAAGCTCTACGACCACACGATCTTCATCATCTACTCGATCGCGTTCATGTCGCTGTTCTACATCGTAGTGGCGGTGGCCGCCGCGATCGGGATGAGCGGCGGCTGGCTGGCGGTGGCGGCGCTGGCGATCCCGTTCGTCCACATCACCCGGCAGCTGCAGCAGGCCTATGCGATCGGCTGGGTCTCCGCGACGCTGCGCGCCACGCTGCTGACGGTCTTCATCAGCTGGATCCTGACGATCTTCGTGCTGATCTTGGTGGCGCTGGGGATGTTCGGCTGA
- a CDS encoding 23S rRNA (pseudouridine(1915)-N(3))-methyltransferase RlmH codes for MQLHIIARGKIGRSPEAELVDRYLKRIQWPTRVTELPDTGGKMPDIAGATRIVLLDELGENLPSRVIAERLGAWRDDGVREARFLIGAADGFGDAERAGADLLISFGRATWPHMMARAMLAEQLWRATSILANHPYHREG; via the coding sequence ATGCAGCTCCACATCATCGCGCGCGGCAAGATCGGCCGCAGCCCCGAGGCGGAGTTGGTCGATCGCTATCTGAAGCGCATCCAATGGCCGACGCGGGTGACCGAGCTGCCCGATACCGGCGGCAAGATGCCCGACATCGCCGGCGCCACCCGCATCGTCCTGCTCGACGAGCTCGGCGAGAACCTGCCCTCGCGCGTCATTGCCGAGCGGCTGGGTGCCTGGCGGGACGATGGCGTGCGCGAGGCGCGCTTCCTGATCGGCGCGGCGGACGGCTTCGGCGATGCCGAGCGCGCCGGGGCGGACCTGCTGATCAGCTTCGGCCGCGCCACCTGGCCGCACATGATGGCCCGCGCGATGCTCGCCGAGCAGCTCTGGCGCGCCACCTCGATCCTTGCCAACCATCCCTATCATCGCGAAGGCTGA
- a CDS encoding M3 family metallopeptidase: protein MRKTALGIAFSAWIGCIGAATPPPADEVAVFLKGQDINPASAAAVDARCAAADALSKKLFKALEARSGPASIAGDYQRYDTLLNLIGDTTGQMYFISQTSTKAPVRDAGQKCSEQLSAISTDISLSRPVYDRLAAIPRAGLDAKTAFTLDKQLLSYRLAGVDRDAPTRAKIAQLNKDITTVGLEFDRNISEDKTGVTLPADALAGMPQDYIDAHKPGADGKIHLTTTYPDVFPIFKFADRPETRKAVYLAFVNRAHPVNDPVLAKLIAKRQELAQTLGFPDYATLITKDKMIGSPQRAQTFLDEINGAAMAAAKRDTDRLLARYRQIDPNATELHGWDTGYVSNLVKKEQYDVDASVVRQYFTLAKAQKGIFQLVHDLFGGDIRPWQGAPVWAPGVSAWELWDGKTLVGRFYLDLSPREGKYNHAAQFGIQAGVAGARIPVGALLCNFPATGPMDHGDVETFLHEFGHLIHSLYSGHQRFATQGMDQLQWDFIESPSQLLEEWVWDYDTLKAFASNDKGEPIPAALVAKMNAARHFGEAASWQRQLGFSAVSLGFYTKPAGFDLASNYLELYNRYSLVKEDPQAHMYAAFGHLNGYSAIYYTYTWSKAIALDLFTRFKAEGMRNPKTAIAYRRAVLDPGGSEPADQLIRNFLARDTNTKAFRDELGLSTAPVTAPVTAAK from the coding sequence ATGCGCAAGACAGCGCTCGGCATCGCATTCTCGGCCTGGATCGGCTGCATCGGCGCGGCGACGCCGCCGCCCGCGGACGAGGTGGCGGTCTTCCTCAAGGGCCAGGACATCAACCCCGCCAGCGCCGCCGCGGTCGATGCGCGCTGCGCCGCCGCCGACGCGCTATCGAAGAAGCTGTTCAAGGCGCTCGAGGCGCGCAGCGGCCCGGCGAGCATCGCGGGCGACTATCAGCGCTATGATACGCTGCTCAACCTGATCGGCGACACCACCGGCCAGATGTATTTCATCTCGCAGACCAGCACCAAGGCGCCGGTGCGCGATGCCGGCCAGAAATGCTCGGAGCAGCTCTCCGCGATCAGCACCGACATCTCGCTGTCGCGCCCGGTCTACGACCGGCTGGCGGCGATCCCCAGGGCCGGGCTCGACGCGAAGACGGCGTTCACGCTCGACAAGCAGCTGCTCTCCTACCGGCTGGCCGGCGTCGACCGCGACGCGCCGACGCGCGCGAAGATCGCCCAGCTCAACAAGGACATCACCACGGTCGGCCTCGAGTTCGACCGCAACATCTCCGAGGACAAGACCGGCGTCACCCTGCCCGCCGATGCGCTGGCGGGGATGCCGCAGGACTATATCGACGCGCACAAGCCCGGCGCGGACGGCAAGATCCACCTGACCACGACCTATCCGGACGTGTTCCCGATCTTCAAGTTCGCCGACCGGCCCGAGACGCGCAAGGCGGTCTATCTCGCCTTCGTCAACCGCGCGCATCCGGTGAACGACCCGGTGCTCGCCAAGCTGATCGCCAAGCGCCAGGAGCTCGCGCAGACGCTGGGCTTCCCCGATTATGCGACGCTGATCACCAAGGACAAGATGATCGGATCGCCCCAGCGGGCGCAGACCTTCCTCGATGAGATCAACGGCGCGGCGATGGCGGCGGCGAAGCGCGATACCGACCGGCTGCTCGCGCGCTATCGCCAGATCGACCCCAATGCGACCGAGCTGCACGGCTGGGACACCGGCTATGTCAGCAACCTGGTGAAGAAGGAGCAATATGACGTCGATGCGAGCGTCGTGCGGCAATATTTCACGCTCGCCAAGGCACAGAAGGGCATCTTCCAGCTGGTCCACGACCTGTTCGGCGGCGATATCCGCCCCTGGCAGGGCGCGCCGGTCTGGGCGCCGGGGGTGAGCGCCTGGGAGCTGTGGGACGGCAAGACGCTGGTCGGTCGCTTCTACCTCGACCTCTCCCCGCGCGAAGGCAAGTACAACCATGCCGCGCAGTTCGGCATCCAGGCCGGCGTCGCCGGCGCGCGGATCCCGGTGGGCGCGCTGCTCTGCAACTTCCCGGCGACCGGGCCGATGGACCATGGCGATGTCGAGACCTTCCTCCACGAGTTCGGCCACCTGATCCACAGCCTCTATTCAGGGCACCAGCGCTTCGCGACGCAGGGCATGGACCAGCTGCAATGGGACTTCATCGAATCCCCCTCGCAGCTGCTCGAGGAATGGGTGTGGGACTATGACACGCTCAAGGCCTTTGCGAGCAACGACAAGGGCGAGCCGATCCCGGCGGCCTTGGTCGCCAAGATGAACGCGGCGCGGCATTTCGGCGAGGCGGCGAGCTGGCAGCGCCAGCTCGGCTTCTCGGCGGTGTCGCTGGGCTTCTACACCAAGCCCGCCGGCTTCGACCTGGCGAGCAACTATCTCGAGCTCTACAATCGCTATTCACTGGTGAAGGAAGACCCGCAGGCCCACATGTATGCCGCGTTCGGCCATCTCAACGGCTATTCGGCGATCTACTATACCTACACCTGGTCCAAGGCGATCGCGCTCGACCTGTTCACCCGCTTCAAGGCCGAGGGGATGCGCAACCCGAAGACCGCGATCGCCTATCGCCGCGCGGTGCTCGATCCGGGCGGGTCGGAGCCGGCGGACCAGCTGATCCGCAACTTCCTGGCGCGCGACACCAACACCAAGGCGTTCCGCGACGAGCTCGGGCTCTCGACGGCGCCAGTGACGGCGCCAGTGACGGCGGCAAAATAG
- the rsfS gene encoding ribosome silencing factor encodes MASLDDDQAVETISIPLAGKSSIADYMVVASGRSTRQVASMAVKLADKIKAEFGRTPRVEGLPTADWVLIDAGDVIIHLFRPEVRSFYNLERMWSFGEAGQA; translated from the coding sequence ATGGCGTCGCTCGATGACGATCAGGCGGTCGAGACGATCTCGATCCCGCTCGCCGGCAAGAGCAGCATCGCCGACTATATGGTCGTGGCATCGGGGCGCTCGACGCGCCAGGTCGCCTCGATGGCGGTCAAGCTCGCCGACAAGATCAAGGCCGAGTTCGGCCGCACGCCGCGCGTGGAGGGCCTGCCCACCGCCGATTGGGTGCTGATCGACGCGGGTGACGTGATCATCCACCTGTTCCGCCCCGAGGTGCGCAGCTTCTACAATCTCGAGCGGATGTGGTCGTTCGGCGAAGCCGGCCAAGCTTGA
- the ftsH gene encoding ATP-dependent zinc metalloprotease FtsH, which produces MSDNDKQQQGPENGGNPWMKSLLIWVGILAALALFVSIFGNRDAPAPGEGIAYSDFMAKVNNGEVKSVNVSRTTGVVSGELSGGGKFRTNAPEDPKMIETLLAKNVKVSARAEEGPNIWIYLLYQSLPFLLMLGVAFFVIRQMQKGSGSGAMGFGKSRARLLTQKEGKVTFDDVAGIDEAREELQEIVEFLKDPTKFARLGGKIPKGALLVGSPGTGKTLLARAIAGEAGVPFFTISGSDFVEMFVGVGASRVRDMFEQAKKSAPCIVFIDEIDAVGRSRGAGLGNQNDEREQTLNQLLVEMDGFEANEGIIIIAATNRPDVLDPALLRPGRFDRQVQVPRPDIEGRVKILQVHMKKVPLAPDVDPRVIARGTPGFSGADLANLVNEAALLAARRGKRLVAAQEFDDARDKVLMGAERRSMVMTDDEKRMTAYHEAGHALVFAHEPTADPIHKATIIPRGFALGMVQPLPERDSYSYHRDKMHADIAVAFGGRIAEELIFGYDKVSSGASSDIQQATRLARSMVTKWGLSDAVGPLDFSESEESYGYSMARSKPMSDETARLIDSEVKAFVERGLQRARQLLTDHIDQLHTIALALLEYETLTGEEIKRLIAGEDLGRQDPGATARPTAVAGTSIPKISKPKGPFGQPAPQGA; this is translated from the coding sequence ATGAGCGACAACGACAAGCAGCAGCAGGGTCCGGAAAATGGGGGCAACCCCTGGATGAAGAGCCTGTTGATCTGGGTGGGCATCCTGGCCGCATTGGCCCTGTTCGTCTCGATTTTCGGCAATCGCGATGCGCCCGCCCCGGGTGAGGGCATCGCCTATTCCGATTTCATGGCGAAGGTGAACAACGGCGAGGTCAAGTCGGTCAACGTCTCGCGCACCACCGGCGTGGTCAGCGGTGAGCTGTCGGGCGGCGGCAAGTTCCGCACCAACGCGCCCGAAGATCCCAAGATGATCGAGACGCTGCTGGCGAAGAACGTCAAGGTCTCCGCGCGGGCGGAAGAGGGTCCGAACATCTGGATCTACCTGCTCTACCAGTCGTTGCCGTTCCTGCTGATGCTCGGCGTCGCCTTCTTCGTGATCCGCCAGATGCAGAAGGGCTCGGGCTCGGGCGCGATGGGCTTCGGCAAGTCGCGCGCGCGCCTGCTGACGCAGAAGGAAGGCAAGGTCACCTTCGACGACGTCGCCGGCATCGACGAGGCGCGCGAGGAGCTGCAGGAGATCGTCGAGTTCCTCAAGGACCCGACCAAGTTCGCCCGCCTCGGCGGCAAGATCCCCAAGGGCGCGCTGCTCGTCGGCTCGCCCGGCACCGGCAAGACGCTGCTCGCCCGCGCCATCGCAGGCGAGGCGGGCGTGCCCTTCTTCACCATTTCGGGCTCGGACTTCGTCGAGATGTTCGTCGGTGTTGGTGCCAGCCGTGTGCGCGACATGTTTGAGCAGGCCAAGAAGTCGGCACCGTGCATCGTCTTCATCGACGAGATCGACGCCGTCGGCCGCTCGCGCGGCGCGGGCCTCGGCAACCAGAATGACGAGCGCGAGCAGACGCTCAACCAGCTGCTCGTCGAGATGGACGGCTTCGAGGCGAACGAAGGCATCATCATCATCGCGGCGACCAACCGTCCCGATGTGCTCGATCCCGCGCTGCTGCGTCCCGGCCGCTTCGACCGTCAGGTCCAGGTGCCCCGTCCGGACATCGAAGGCCGCGTGAAGATCCTCCAGGTCCATATGAAGAAGGTGCCGTTGGCGCCCGACGTGGATCCGCGGGTGATCGCGCGGGGCACGCCGGGCTTCTCGGGTGCCGATCTCGCCAACCTCGTCAACGAGGCTGCGCTGCTCGCCGCCCGCCGCGGCAAGCGGCTGGTCGCAGCGCAGGAGTTCGACGATGCGCGCGACAAGGTGCTGATGGGTGCCGAGCGCCGCTCGATGGTGATGACCGACGACGAGAAGCGGATGACCGCCTATCACGAGGCCGGCCACGCGCTGGTCTTCGCGCACGAGCCGACCGCAGATCCGATCCACAAGGCGACGATCATCCCGCGCGGCTTTGCCCTCGGCATGGTCCAGCCGCTGCCGGAGCGCGATTCGTACAGCTATCACCGTGACAAGATGCACGCCGACATCGCCGTGGCGTTCGGCGGCCGCATCGCCGAGGAGTTGATCTTCGGCTATGACAAGGTCTCGTCGGGTGCGTCGAGCGACATCCAGCAGGCGACGCGGCTTGCGCGCTCGATGGTCACCAAATGGGGCCTGTCGGATGCAGTCGGCCCGCTCGACTTCTCCGAGAGCGAAGAGAGCTATGGCTATTCGATGGCCCGCTCCAAGCCGATGTCGGACGAGACGGCGCGGCTGATCGACAGCGAAGTGAAGGCCTTTGTCGAGCGCGGCCTGCAGCGCGCTCGCCAGCTGCTGACCGACCATATCGACCAGCTCCACACCATTGCGCTGGCGCTGCTCGAGTACGAGACGCTTACCGGCGAGGAGATCAAGCGTCTGATCGCCGGCGAGGATCTCGGCCGCCAGGATCCGGGCGCGACCGCCCGGCCGACGGCAGTGGCGGGCACCTCGATCCCCAAGATCAGCAAGCCCAAGGGTCCGTTCGGCCAGCCGGCGCCGCAGGGCGCCTGA
- a CDS encoding glutamate-5-semialdehyde dehydrogenase: MTDVSTLIADMAARARIAATSLAAMPTPAKAAALRAAAAAIRADSGAIQAANDEDMAAAEANGLSGALLDRLKLDARRIEGMAAGVEAVAGLADPVGNVIDRVDRPNGLVLTRVRVPIGVIGIIYESRPNVTADAGALCAMAGNAAILRGGSEAIRSNRAIHAALARGLEEGGMPADAVQLVPVTDRAAVGAMLTAEGAIDMVVPRGGKGLVARVQAEARVPVLAHLDGINHTYIDGAAEPGMARALALNAKMRRTGICGATETLLIDRAFADPRPILAALADAGCELRGDSDARALEPRMIAANVEDWDTEYLDSILSVKLVDGVDAAMAHIAAHGSHHTDAIVTADEAVAERFLAQVDSAIVVWNASTQFADGGEFGLGAEIGISTGRLHARGPVALEGLTTYKWVVRGTGQARP, translated from the coding sequence ATGACCGACGTCTCCACGCTGATCGCCGATATGGCAGCCCGCGCCCGCATCGCAGCAACCAGCCTCGCCGCGATGCCGACCCCGGCCAAGGCCGCCGCCCTGCGCGCCGCCGCCGCCGCGATTCGCGCCGATTCGGGTGCGATCCAGGCCGCCAATGACGAGGACATGGCCGCCGCCGAAGCCAATGGCCTGTCCGGCGCGCTGCTCGATCGCCTAAAGCTCGACGCCAGGCGCATCGAGGGCATGGCCGCCGGCGTCGAGGCCGTGGCCGGGCTCGCCGACCCGGTCGGCAACGTGATCGACCGGGTCGATCGGCCCAATGGCCTCGTCCTCACCCGCGTCCGCGTGCCGATCGGGGTGATCGGCATCATCTATGAGAGCCGGCCCAACGTCACCGCCGATGCCGGCGCGCTCTGCGCGATGGCCGGCAATGCCGCGATCCTGCGCGGCGGCTCGGAAGCGATCCGCTCGAACCGCGCGATCCATGCGGCGCTCGCCCGCGGGCTGGAGGAGGGCGGCATGCCTGCGGACGCGGTGCAGCTCGTCCCCGTCACCGATCGCGCCGCGGTCGGCGCGATGCTCACGGCCGAGGGTGCGATCGACATGGTCGTGCCGCGCGGCGGCAAGGGCCTCGTCGCCCGCGTCCAGGCCGAGGCGCGCGTCCCCGTGCTCGCGCATCTCGACGGCATCAACCACACCTATATCGACGGCGCCGCGGAGCCGGGGATGGCGCGCGCCCTCGCGCTCAACGCCAAGATGCGCCGCACCGGCATCTGCGGCGCGACCGAGACGCTGCTGATCGACCGCGCCTTTGCCGATCCCAGGCCGATTCTCGCCGCGCTCGCCGATGCCGGCTGCGAGCTGCGCGGCGATAGCGACGCGCGCGCGCTCGAACCGCGCATGATCGCCGCGAATGTCGAGGACTGGGACACCGAATATCTCGATTCGATCCTGTCGGTGAAGCTGGTCGACGGCGTCGATGCCGCGATGGCGCACATCGCCGCGCACGGCTCGCACCATACCGACGCGATCGTCACCGCCGACGAGGCCGTGGCCGAGCGTTTCCTTGCCCAGGTCGACAGCGCCATCGTCGTGTGGAACGCCTCCACCCAGTTCGCCGACGGCGGCGAGTTCGGCCTCGGCGCCGAGATCGGCATCTCCACCGGCCGCCTCCACGCCCGCGGCCCGGTCGCGCTGGAGGGGCTCACCACCTACAAATGGGTGGTGCGCGGCACGGGCCAAGCCCGGCCATGA
- a CDS encoding nicotinate-nucleotide adenylyltransferase, with amino-acid sequence MQAIAYQAGKASTINVHRPVSRNARRIGLLGGSFNPAHLGHRKLSLHAIRALGLDEVWWLVSPGNPLKDKAGMAPFKARMASARAMARHAPIRVTGIEKRIKTRYTADTIRKLPRLFPRHRFIWLMGADNLAQFHKWERWRTIAEQVPIAVIARPGYDRDAHASPAMGWLRRAVRPAGQAKNWTRWRLPALVLLRFRPDPTSATSLRAADPAWHRRYAGTRQGDTLTGSDTASSPSQHRTGPLQP; translated from the coding sequence ATGCAGGCCATTGCGTATCAAGCGGGGAAGGCTTCGACAATAAACGTGCACAGGCCGGTTTCGAGAAATGCCAGGCGCATCGGCCTGCTCGGCGGTTCGTTCAATCCCGCGCATCTGGGGCACCGCAAGCTCTCGCTCCACGCGATTCGCGCGCTGGGGCTCGACGAGGTGTGGTGGCTGGTCTCGCCGGGCAATCCGCTGAAGGACAAGGCCGGCATGGCGCCGTTCAAGGCGCGCATGGCCTCGGCCCGGGCGATGGCGCGCCACGCGCCGATCCGGGTGACCGGGATCGAGAAGCGGATCAAGACGCGCTACACCGCCGATACGATCCGCAAGCTGCCCCGGCTCTTCCCGCGCCATCGCTTCATCTGGCTGATGGGCGCGGACAATCTGGCGCAATTCCACAAATGGGAGCGCTGGCGCACGATTGCCGAGCAGGTTCCGATTGCGGTGATCGCGCGTCCGGGGTATGACCGGGACGCCCATGCAAGTCCTGCAATGGGTTGGCTGCGGCGCGCTGTGCGGCCCGCAGGCCAGGCGAAGAACTGGACGCGTTGGAGATTGCCGGCCCTCGTGCTGTTGCGCTTCCGCCCCGATCCTACGTCGGCGACGAGCCTTAGGGCCGCCGATCCCGCCTGGCACCGGCGTTATGCGGGTACCCGTCAAGGTGACACTTTGACAGGTTCGGATACGGCGTCGTCTCCATCACAACACCGCACAGGCCCGTTGCAACCCTAG